The proteins below come from a single Cannabis sativa cultivar Pink pepper isolate KNU-18-1 chromosome 3, ASM2916894v1, whole genome shotgun sequence genomic window:
- the LOC115710192 gene encoding uncharacterized protein LOC115710192, with product MVVKRKRNDSGGGDEEELEAKQFTKKEILPSTIKNKDKRSEVHAKLKQQKKLEKRKKVKARDAAISRALELGEEPPAKKIPRTIENTREVDETVCMADDEELYAGIDADEFSSTLKRETTPKILITTCRFHSSRGPAFISELLSVIPNAHYYKRGTYDLKKIVEYANKKEFTSIIVVHTNRREPDALLFINLPEGPTAHFKLSNLVLRKDIKNHGNPTSHEPELVLTNFTTRLGHRIGRLIQSIFPQEPNFRGRRVVTFHNQRDFIFFRHHRYIFDSKETKQADSKGKSKDAKGEVPQQKVIARLQECGPRFTLKLTSLQHGTFDTKGGEYEWVHKPEMDTSRRRFFL from the exons ATGGTTGTGAAGAGAAAGAGGAATGATTCTGGAGGTGGAGATGAAGAGGAACTCGAGGCAAAGCAGTTTACAAAGAAAGAGATACTACCATCTACGATAAAAAACAAGGATAAGAGATCAGAGGTTCACGCCAAGCTTAAGCAGCAGAAGAAACTTGAGAAGCGAAAGAAAGTTAAGGCTCGTGATGCTGCCATTTCCCGTGCTTTGGAGCTGGGCGAGGAG CCTCCAGCGAAGAAGATCCCTCGGACTATTGAGAACACAAGGGAAGTTGATGAGACAGTATGCATGGCAGATGATGAAGAG TTATATGCTGGAATTGATGCCGATGAGTTTAGTTCAACTTTAAAGCGTGAAACTACTCCAAAGATATTAATCACCACATGTCGTTTCCATTCTTCG AGAGGTCCTGCTTTCATATCTGAACTACTCTCGGTGATTCCAAATGCACATTATTACAAGAGAGGAACCTATGACTTGAAAAAG ATTGTAGAATATGCTAATAAGAAGGAATTCACTTCTATTATCGTTGTCCATACCAATCGAAGGGAGCCGG ATGCTCTCCTATTCATTAACTTACCCGAAGGTCCTACTGCTCATTTCAAACTATCCAATCTTGTTTTACGCAAGGATATCAAG AATCATGGAAATCCAACAAGCCACGAGCCCGAGCTTGTGCTGACTAACTTTACAACTCGTTTGGGTCATCGTATTGGAAG ATTGATCCAATCAATTTTTCCACAAGAGCCTAATTTCCGTGGTCGAAGAGTCGTTACTTTTCACAATCAGCGAGACTTTATTTTTTTCCGACATCATAG GTACATTTTTGATTCAAAAGAAACTAAGCAGGCTGATTCGAAAGGTAAGTCAAAGGATGCTAAGGGTGAGGTCCCTCAACAGAAAGTAATTGCTCGTCTTCAG GAGTGTGGACCTCGTTTCACCTTAAAGTTAACCAGCCTGCAGCATGGAACATTTGATACCAAAGGTGGCGAATACGAGTGGGTTCACAAG CCGGAAATGGACACCAGCCGAAGGAGATTTTTCTTATGA
- the LOC133036122 gene encoding uncharacterized mitochondrial protein AtMg00240-like, which produces MNTPIKANLKLSLDEKEKLADPTLYRKIIGKLQYLTITRPYISYSVNKLSQFLSTPRVTHMHAAQRVLQYVKSCPGQGIVFVANTKVKLHAYTDSDWAACPDTRRSTTSFCIFIGSSIIS; this is translated from the coding sequence ATGAATACACCAATAAAAGCCAATCTCAAACTTAGCCTAGATGAAAAAGAGAAGTTAGCTGATCCTACACTGTACAGAAAGATTATTGGGAAACTTCAGTACCTAACAATCACTAGACCATACATTTCCTACTCAGTGAACAAACTGAGTCAGTTTTTATCCACACCTCGAGTCACACATATGCATGCAGCTCAAAGAGTTCTACAATATGTTAAAAGCTGTCCTGGACAAGGAATCGTCTTTGTTGCCAACACAAAAGTCAAATTACATGCCTACACTGACTCAGATTGGGCAGCATGCCCAGATACAAGGAGATCAACTACTAGTTTCTGTATCTTTATTGGATCATCTATCATCTCATAG